Within Primulina tabacum isolate GXHZ01 chromosome 5, ASM2559414v2, whole genome shotgun sequence, the genomic segment ttattaattattgaaaaaaagacaaaatcaataattatcAATCCGAGCAAACAGATCATAATAATACACCGCTAGGAATGACGTTGTAAATATATGGGCTGGCGTCAGTTTGTGTGGCTCTGGGTTGTGACCAACCCACCCAGAAGCAGGCCCAGATAACCCTCGGATTTTGGGGCCCACAGAAGTCCGCGTTCGTAAAAAACGGCGCAAATTTTATCCCCTTACATAATTGACGCGTTcttcaattaaaataataataattagcaTTACCAATCATCAATCAACatccatataatataataatatataatatatatttaacgtAGAATAAGTTTCATGTGACAGAGATCTATTCCGATCAACTTGGTTCATcagtaaaaaaataatttttttaataaaaataatattttttttatatgttataTCATATTAGAAATCTGTCTCGTAAAATTGATTTATGACATAATTTGGTAAAAGTTTTTGTGTTCAAATGTTTACGGcatatttgtaatttttaacaggaacaaaaaataaataaacgtTATAAAAAAACGGCATTAGTAATCCAATCAACTGTCGATACATAACAGATTATTAATTTTAACTTACCCTCTGACTTCTATCGCCACATCTCAGAACATGTAacctttaatttttaaatttttttttttttgttattcaaAAAATTAAGAATGGGCATGACGTAATAAATGCAGTATGGgattgaaaatattaaaaatttactatCATCTAAATGCCATTTAGTTCTTACTTAAGTTTCGGGCACAAGTTGGGTGCATGATTCATTGGGTAGTTGAAAAATGAAATCACAGGCAACCTTCCTGCCAGTCATGCAAGACTTTTTCCTAATAGCGTACACACATTAACTAATTAACCACTTTATAAAATAAAGAATATAATAAATGAAATGAGCCTCCACTAAGCCCGTCGTTCGTTTGCTGTCTAACAATAATAGACAGGACTTCCTTACCACATTTCTCtctgttttttctttttctttttcttttttactaTCCAACTGCAATACGAGCAAAGCTTTTCtttcagttgctgctgctgctgctgctgtttcGATTCAGGTACATGTTGTTCTCTCTCTGTCTCTGTTACTCTTCGTGTTTTTGGTGGTTAGATTTGTGTTTTCTCTTtgcatatattcatgttttattgttttgtGACGGATCTACGAAGTTCTTCTGCTCGATTGCTGCGTCATTCTGAAGTATTGCAGATCTCTGCTCTGTATTTAGGGATTTGGTCTTCGGTGAGGAATGTTATGGTTGTGACTTCAATTTTTGATTTAGATTTGTCAGGCTTTGATTCGTAGTACATAGGATAGCGCTGCGTTTTGAGATTGAGGACGGTATGTATGATGTATCAAAGCTTTAGTTAAAAATACCCCGTTCCttgtttttttttgaaaaatcaaacttCTAATTTACCAGTGAAGTTGTGGTACTGATTGAAGGACAATATTTGAGTGCAAAGAAGATCGATCATATgtatatcaaattttttttagtcAATTTTCTAAATTTACCTCATTCTAATAGCTGATTATATGTTCGTTTGGTGGATTTCCAGGGGCTATCTACGTTAGTCCTCGATGAGGAACCGCAATAATCCTTGGCTTTTACTGGCCCTTAGTTTTCTGCTTCTGGCGTTTGTAACATCAGCCGTCGATTATGCACCAACGGAGAAGATTTTCATGAGCTGTGGAGGTCCTGCTGATTCTACAGACTCTGATGGGCGAAAATGGACATCAGATATTGGCTCTAAGTTCATGTTAACGAGCAGCAACTCTTTAACCGCCACCGCGGACACCCAAAAACCTTCCGTCCCCCAAGTACCTTACATGACAGCCCGGATATTTCAATCTGATTTCACCTATAGTTTCCCTGTGGCACCGGGTCGTAAGTTTCTTCGTTTGTATTTCTATCCCGCGTCCTATGGTGGATTAAATGCTTTCAATGGTGTATTCTCGGTGACTTGTGGGCCCTATACTCTTATGAAGAACTTTAGTGCTGCTCAAACCACCGAGGCCTTGAATTATGATTATATGATGAAGGAGTTCTCTGTTAACGCCGCATCTGAGGTATTCAATGTAACATTCATACCATCCCATGATATTTCTAACTCATATGCATTCGTCAATGGGATCGAGATTGTTTCACATCCTGATATATATAGTACAGATGGAACGGAAACTGTTGTTGGTCAATCCACTGGATTCACTATTGACAACACTACGGCTCTAGAGAATTTATATCGGCTAAATGTGGGTGGAAACGACATTTCACCCTCCAAAGATACTGGTCTCTACAGGTCTTGGCGTGATGATTCAAGTTACATATTTAGTGCGGCCAATGGAGTTACGGAAGTCCCTGATCCAAATGTGACGGTTAGCTATCCTCCAGGATCGCCAACCTACATTGCCCCACTTGATGTATACTCTACTTTGAGATCAATGGGTCCAAATGCTTCTGTAAACCAGAACTATAATCTAACTTGGCTTTTCTTTGTTGATTCCGGCTTCTCTTATCTGGTTAGACTCCACTTCTGCGAGATAACGGACACTGTTTACAAAGTAAACCAAAGAGTCTTCAGTATCTTCTTGAATAATCAGACTGCAGAAAATGAGGCAGATGTTATTGCCTGGGCAGGTAGCAACGGTGTCCCTGTTCACAAGGATTATATGGTTGTCGTTCCCACGGGACCACCAATGCAGGATCTCTGGCTCGATTTGCACCCTTTTATTTCATCAAAGCCCCAGTTCTATGATGCTATCTTGAATGGTcttgaaatattcaaaataaatgaTACCAGCGGAAATCTAGCTGGTTCGAATCCAACTCCCCTCACACAACCAGAAGTTGATACCGGTGAATCATCTGGATCTGTTCAATCTAAAAGTCACAAAGCAGTTATCGGAGGTGTTGCTGGAGGAATTGCTGCACTTCTTCTTGTTGGTTTGATTGTATGTATAGTTTCCCGCCAACGCCAAAAGCACAGAAAGGATCCCGGCACTAGTGATGGCTGGCTTCCACTATCCTTGTATGGAAATTCACATTCGTCCGGATCTGCGAAGACAAACACCACTGGAAGTATTGCCTCCTCACTTCCATCAAACCTTTGTCGACACTTTTCATTTTCTGATATCAAGGCTGCAACAAATGGCTTCGATGAGGCTCTTCTCCTTGGGGTTGGGGGTTTTGGTAAAGTTTATCGTGGAGAGATTGACAGCGGCACAAAAGTCGCAATTAAGCGTGGGAATCCACTCTCTGAACAGGGGGTGCATGAATTCCAAACTGAGATCGAAATGCTCTCTAAACTTCGCCACCGTCACCTTGTGTCTTTGATTGGGTATTGCGAAGAGAACTGTGAAATGATTCTTGTTTATGATTACATGGCTTATGGAACTCTTAGGGAGCATCTTTACAAGACTCAAAAACCGCCATTGCCATGGAAGCAGAGGCTTGAGATTTGTATTGGTGCTGCTCGTGGTTTGCATTATCTGCACACCGGTGCAAAACACACCATCATCCATCGTGATGTCAAGACAACAAACATTCTCTTGGATGAGAAGTGGGTAGCAAAAGTTTCAGATTTCGGGCTGTCCAAAACGGGACCCTCTCTGGATCACACACACGTCAGCACAGTGGTGAAGGGTAGTTTCGGTTATCTGGATCCAGAGTACTTCAGAAGGCAGCAACTGACTGAAAAATCTGATGTATACTCATATGGAGTTGTACTTTTTGAAATCTTATGCGCTAGGCCGGCGTTAAACCCCACACTCCCTAAGGAACAGGTCAGCTTAGCTGAATGGGCACTGCATTGTCATAAGAAGGGGATTCTCGACCAAATTATTGATCCTTATCTTAAGGGTAAGATTGCTCCAGAATGCTTTAAAAAAATTGCTGAGACTGCAGTGAAGTGTGTGTCTGATGTTGGAACTGAGAGACCTTCTATGGGCGATGTGTTGTGGAACCTGGAGTTTGCTCTGCAACTCCAGGAGAGTGCAGAGGAAAGTGAATCATTTGACGTTAAGAATACTACTAACTCCTCCCCAGGTTTTGATGGAAACATTACGGATTCAAAAAGCAGTGGATTGTCAATGAGCATTGGTGGACGCAGCCTTGCCAGCGAAGACTCGGATGGGTTGACGCCAAGTGCAGTCTTTTCTCAGATAATGAATCCCAAAGGTCGCTAATTCCATGGAAAAGGGTTGTGTATGtatcttaatttttttgtttgtttatgTTTTGCCCAAACCTGAACCTCCAAACACATTCTCGGCTTAGATTTGTTGTGTGGTCTGGTGAAAGATCACCTGCTCTTACGCATGTTGTTAAATCATGTGCTGATATTCATTGATTGAATGGTCTCGTACGTGCCCTAAAACTTTTGTTTCAACGATCTTGTGTATTTGGTTCTATGAAATGAATTACGTGGTTACCAACGGATTCAACAGTAACTACTAGTTGGCATGGGGCTTGTCATACTCAAACGGCAACCGATATGGAAGACGGGTGGAATTCGGTTTTCTCTGATTGGAGATTGAATTTTCTCGatcattttcagaaaaacaaGCTGAAAAGGCCACCAAACAAGCTTCAGCCATCGCTTTGACGGAACGCTCGTCATCAAAACATTTCTATTGACAATTAATACTCGTCAACTTCAAATCGTTATGATTTGAATGTTAATAAATTGAAAGTTAAGACCATTTCTAATTTTAAACAGTCAGATTTAAAATCTAACTTCAGCTGAATAATAATTACACAGTCCAAAAGAAGTTACCTTGGTAAATCTAACTGGGTAATAAATACATCGAgggaaaaaaaaaccaaaaaaatccTTAGAAGGCACCTTGTTATTTAACGCCCATGaggaattttcttttttaaaaaaattaggagTTCTACATCTTGACACGGTACAAATAGATATGACACGAACAAAATATTGTGAATATAATGGCAAATTTTACAACCAAACTCGGTATAAATTTCAAACCAACCTTTTCAGTAACTTCACCACCATAATGAACAATTTCGAGACAAACACCCACTCAACAATCTCGTCCAAATATATAAGGTAAGATCAACAAAATATGTCTTGTGATCAACATAGAGTCATAAAACCTATGTCTCACATGGGGCTTTTAAATCAAGGATGGCAGTCACCTTCTTCTGCAGTTCTGGCTTATTGGCTCCTACAAGTTTGTCAAGTTGTTGCCCGTCTTTAAGGAAAAAGAAGGTTGGAGTTGCTTTGATATCCCATGATGTGCTAAATTCCTGAAGCAACGAATAATTTTAACAGctggaaaaaattatatatctgCACATGGTGCCTGATCTTAAATATCTACATTTAAACAGACTTGCAATGCAAAAACACAATGATTTCAATCCAGGTAGCCAAGTAGATACAAAACTTACAGTAAGCTCGTCCACATCAACAGTCAAAAACATTACAGATTGGTGTTTCTCAGACAGCTCAACATAGAAAGGTGCAATAATTCTGCAGGGGCCACACCATGAAGCGCTAAAATTGGCAATTACCTGATACAAAATCACCAACTGTTAGAACAGACAAAGCATGGTCCAGGCATGTAAGTTATAAACAGTAAAAGCCAATAAATAAGTCACTGCTGAAGTTAATTGAGGTATTGAAAATCACATATATACACTAACAGTGCTCCCTGCGCATGTAAGTCCAATTACATGACTAAGAGGTGTTTGATTGCATGAAGCATGATCCAGCTGATTGCTGGGGTTGAACGatataacaacaacaaaatgCTACCTCAATGGAACAGAAATTTGTTAAAGACAAGACAAACAGTAgaataagaaatatatatatgtgattTTCAATACCTCAATTAAACATCTCTTAGTCATGTAATTGGGCTTGCACAcatgtaaaaatttaaaaccaGTTGCCTGTTGCACTACATAGCATATGCAAATCATAACAGGAGATAAAACAGCTCATTTGAGGTGCCTGTATATGAAAGCCAAAACACATTTCTGATTTACCGTTAAATAAATGAATGGACACGGTGCCGTAGATACCATCACATTCTTGGAACAGCTTAATAATGCAACTTACCATATTCGGACAAAAGATAGAATCAAACAAAAATATAATGAATGCTCACAATCTTTCCATCTGTCTTAGCTTCTGCCATCTTTTGTTCCCAACCTTCCTTTGTTGCGATAAGGTGCACATTTCCACCAGCCAGATCAACATTATGATCAGAATCATCTCCATCATTTGTAGCCTATTAAAATCAAAGAAGAGCGTATCAAGTCATAATGTAAAACAATAGAAAGAATGATACAAACACCAGTAAGTCCATTTAGACAGCTAAAACAGGtggaataattttaaaatttcaaggattgaacttattttatttaataggaaaattcacaattaaaattttacATCACAAGGACAAAGATTGATGGTAAATATGATAGAGACCGAACCCATTAGCAAACATATGCGAGTTGAGAGTAGGTAACAAAAGAAAAGCGAGACAAGTCATTTATTTCACAAGATTGAACAAAACTATTACAGTATCTGTTCTCTAGGCATCTGTATCGAACAATAAACAAAAACTAGCATATGAACCCAGAGGTGAATCATTATTTGCAATCCATATAAGATATAACTATTGGACCAAATCAAAtgctttttttaataaaaaatgtaATGGTTTTCGCTTAGCAAAAGAAAAGGAGAAAAAAAAGTAGTTGAATCATTCAACCACATTTTGGGATCCAAAATGATGAAGAGCTGATGCGCGGATAAACATGCATTTGGGCAATAAGGACGGCTGGTCGGGACATCCAAATATGACAACGCAAGGAAAGAATAGTTCACACGATAACGTAGTGCATTGACACAGTACCTTAGCTAAGCAATGTCCCATTTTGATGGTATAGAGAAGGCCAATTTATTTTTGGTGAATCCAGAAGATTGAACCAACCTCACCAAAACCTCTACCTACCTAAATAGTGAAGAAGAAGTAAAAAAGACAAAGAAGAGAAATCAATTAAACCCATGTTCATATCAGCTAAAAAAGAATTGCACGAATCAAGGAGGCCAGCAATTAGAGACGGGAATTTGAAAACTCGATAATCGAAAATTGAAAGCAAGAGTTTACTCCCAAACACAGTTACTAAAAATTGATTAATTGTCGAGACAAAAGGCGAAAATTCCTAAATCGCATGCAAAGAAAATCGAAAAGTCAAACTCCCCGGCGGGATGAGGAGATGAAGAACCTGGGATCAGCTGCAACGACGGCGCGACGATAAGATTCAGCCCCGCTTTCACAATCACAATCACAATCACGACCAAAATATGgggttttattttgattttataaaatttctATACATAGCAGGAGGATTAAGTTAATTCTGGAAATGGAGGATGATCGAAAGAAATGCGTGGAGAGGAATGCACGGCCCGATTGAAAAAACGGAATTTTAATAGAAACCGGAATTTGGAATTCGCAGTGCGCGTGGGCCGGTTCCGAACCTGCGGTTTGAAGGGTCGGGCCTAATTGCAGCCGCTTTGGTTGCTTATGGATCGATTCTCATTTCTCAGAAATAAAAACTTCCTGTGTTTCaaatctatttgatttttaatagaTTTATggttgaaaattttcaaatttataaaatataataataatttgatgGACATGAAATCTTGTTtttcatataaataatatatttaaagatAAATGGTAATTGTAAATTGTTATCGAttggttttatttttttggaCTATTGACACTATGCCTACCCGACTAAATTTATACACCGAAATAGTAcaattttctatatttttttgaaaaatcacattcaaacatataaaaataaataaaattcaatcaAGTGTTAAAAATTGAATATGctatatttcaatttttctagTCAAACCTCATATTCTTAACTTTTTTCATCTTCATTCTTAAAACCATATGTTGTCTATTTTTCtaaacgttttttttttttgaaaattttagtagaatgactctgatatttttaatattatacttcatatgcaaaaaataaaaaaaaattcgtatGTACAAGTAGCAAACCAAATCTTTAAAGTATAATGATATGTCAGTACGATATATTATTATATCGTTCATACCGGGAAAAAAACATGTTTGCTGTGAAAAAACAGATGATTACAAGACGATTACACGATTTTTAGAAGAAAATGTATTcgagtaaagaaaacaagacCGAAAAATGTACAAGACTTCTATCACACTATATAACACTTATCGAAGAGATAATGAGACACACGATAGAGCATAGAGAGACCGAGAGAGGCATATGCgtgaaataaaatagagtttGATCGATTTGATTTTTGGAATATAATTGGTTTAAAAATTGATCACTTGAGTCTTTGGCCttaattttcatatttaatttataatataattactttaaaaatattatataccaAAAGACTAAAATGTTCAAAATTAATACCGATAACGTACTGAAATTTCGGTATATCGAAAATATCGATATTTATTCGGTATGTAATCTTGAAATAACAAATGAAATAGAAAGTTTTAATACCAAATCTTGAAATAACAAATGAAATAGAAAGTTTTAACACAAAGAGTCACTGTTCAGAACCTGTTACGGACGATAAATATATCCAAATTCGATCTCCACCGTTAAATGTATCTCATGACGTCCTTGATATGTTGTCCAAATTTCACCAAAATCAAATGGTTATACTTATACAAATGGCCTTCTCCAGCAAATTGTATAAATTTTACGCGAGAAAAGAATTTTTGTTCGTCATACATAAACTATTTCAAATGAACACAAAACCCGATTTCCCAGTTGAATTTTTTACGAACATGCTAACCAAGTTTCAACTCGATCCAGCAACTGATTTACAAAAGTATGCAAATCCGTAACTCTTCAACCTCTCTATCTTTTGTGAATTCTTTTGATTGTATGGTGCCCTGAATTATATGAAGAGACACCCCTTCATATGAGCCAAATTCCATCCCATGCCAGGATACCCAACATATAGAGCAAAACCAAAGCCCAAGAACATCGGGCTTggaatttatttttttggctGCGGATTTGGACCGATCGTTCTCTCTCTTGCAGCCTCACCACTCGTCCGCCGTCTCTCTCGGGCTGTAGGCTGTCAAGTCATTGCAACCGACCGTGGCCCAATATTATTTTAAGATCCGGTTTGTTTTTGGGATCGATTTTAAGATCCGGTTTTCGaataaataataacaacaacaataattaataaataaaaacagcCGAAGATCGGTCTGCTCTGAAATCAGCCTCTGGTTCCATACATTTACCATTGCAGCCTGATACATACTCTTGCAACTGTGAAGACAGTCAAGAAGATGGCGGATGCAGCTTCAAATCGAACTGTAAACAATTTTCATCTCATGCTGTAGAATTTGCATTTTAAAGCTATGTATGTGTGAATCATAAAATGTATTCATACGGAAGTTTGTGACTTATATGCATAGGTTGAGGCCAACGATGGATCGAGAACCACGATGGATTTGGGAACCTTCGTTGACGAGTTGACTGCTGAAGATGATGCAGCCAGGTTCTGAATTTCTGAAATTATTTACTCGATTGATTCTGTATGCATATCGTGTGTTTTGATAATTCTTTTAGTTTTTGCGGGCCTtagattttgtttttgtttttgttttcccGAATAGCGATGATGTCTCATTGGAAGGACTAGATCAAGAGCTTCAAGGTTGTAAAAGCGACGATGTATGCACACAGCATTTTCTGCACTATAGTCGTTGATAGTACCTGGTGTCCACTTACTTCCACTTAAAACAATTTTATGAGTTTTCGGTGTTTGTTTTGAAGGTGGTTGCTATGATACTTTCTAAAGGTACGAAATTGCGGGATTACACTGGGGATGTTGAGAATAATCTACGCCAAACTGAACTGGACTCTATCGAGGTTTCTGATTCATTATACTAGCTCCTCAAATACATAGCAACACCtcgtgatatcgatgcttcacAATACACAGCAACACCTCGTGATATTGATGGTTCACATCATCACATGTCTCGTGTGAAGTTAATTTATCCACCCTGACTTTCTGGCACTTAGTCGATTCTAGAAAGTTTGAAAGACACTCATTTTGGGACATGGTTCCACGCAAGAAGAATATAATATTTCAATTTTGCAtgccaaaatttaaaaaatgaattttaaatgcCAAGTTTCAGAAAGATGAAGATACGTTTTTGGTGGGTGCCATCACTATGCTGAAACTATCAAGTCCAATCCACCTTCACTATGGCCTTGTTTATTGTATTTTAATATGTATTTGTGTGTatactaatatttttttatggggAGTGAAAACTAATTTTAGCTTGCTTATGGTGCATTTTTTTCATCTGACCAGGATTACATTAAAGAAAGTGACAATTTAATTTCACTTCACGATCAAATTCATGATTGTGACACCATTCTGTCACAAATGGAAATCCTACTCAGTGGATTCCAGGTACATGCTACAGACATTGCTCTTATGCTTCTCATTTTGCTTGGCATGATATCGTTTCTGGGAACAACAGTTTCATGAAGTGAAGATTATGCTTATTCTTTAATAGTTGTCCCAGatctatattttttttgaatatgCATGGGTTTGGTGGGATTGTGGAAATGTTCAATTTGATTGCTAAAAGAGGGAGATTCTGTTTCTCTTCTGCCAAATTTTATATGGCTACCTTTTTTAATGCTTTTAATCCTGTTATGTTCTGGTGTTTATTGCTGTGGATAAAATCTACAGTGAATTTCCTGCATAGTTGTTGACGCTGCTGCAAATAGGGTCTCAGGTTTTATTATCATTTTTTCCAGGATGAGATAGGCTCAATAAGTTCAGATATAAAGATTCTTCAGGAAAGATCTATGGGTATGGGACTCAAATTGAAAAATCGGAAGGTAATGTGGTTCACCACGGTTCTTTAGAATTTGAAAGGGAACATCTGCATTCCTGTATAACcttgttttttctatttttgtatACAACTCATGTTGAAATTGTTGTTAATTTCATGGATGGAAATTCTTTCCAGCAAAAGACTGAGCAAAATCTTTTCACAGCCTTTTATATGTTTCATTTTGTTGTCTTCCCCTGTGTTTGTGCTCTTATTATGTAACTGGCAGGCAGCAGAATCTAAATTAGCTACATTTGTCGAGGACATCATTGTCTCACCGAGGATGATTGATATAATAGTTGACGGAGAGGTACCTCAAACTTTTGTTGAGTTCTGCTCTTCTTCCTTTTTGGTATtggttttttatttaaaagaactTATAACCCATGATTTTGTATGTCAATTGCACC encodes:
- the LOC142545815 gene encoding receptor-like protein kinase FERONIA, with the translated sequence MRNRNNPWLLLALSFLLLAFVTSAVDYAPTEKIFMSCGGPADSTDSDGRKWTSDIGSKFMLTSSNSLTATADTQKPSVPQVPYMTARIFQSDFTYSFPVAPGRKFLRLYFYPASYGGLNAFNGVFSVTCGPYTLMKNFSAAQTTEALNYDYMMKEFSVNAASEVFNVTFIPSHDISNSYAFVNGIEIVSHPDIYSTDGTETVVGQSTGFTIDNTTALENLYRLNVGGNDISPSKDTGLYRSWRDDSSYIFSAANGVTEVPDPNVTVSYPPGSPTYIAPLDVYSTLRSMGPNASVNQNYNLTWLFFVDSGFSYLVRLHFCEITDTVYKVNQRVFSIFLNNQTAENEADVIAWAGSNGVPVHKDYMVVVPTGPPMQDLWLDLHPFISSKPQFYDAILNGLEIFKINDTSGNLAGSNPTPLTQPEVDTGESSGSVQSKSHKAVIGGVAGGIAALLLVGLIVCIVSRQRQKHRKDPGTSDGWLPLSLYGNSHSSGSAKTNTTGSIASSLPSNLCRHFSFSDIKAATNGFDEALLLGVGGFGKVYRGEIDSGTKVAIKRGNPLSEQGVHEFQTEIEMLSKLRHRHLVSLIGYCEENCEMILVYDYMAYGTLREHLYKTQKPPLPWKQRLEICIGAARGLHYLHTGAKHTIIHRDVKTTNILLDEKWVAKVSDFGLSKTGPSLDHTHVSTVVKGSFGYLDPEYFRRQQLTEKSDVYSYGVVLFEILCARPALNPTLPKEQVSLAEWALHCHKKGILDQIIDPYLKGKIAPECFKKIAETAVKCVSDVGTERPSMGDVLWNLEFALQLQESAEESESFDVKNTTNSSPGFDGNITDSKSSGLSMSIGGRSLASEDSDGLTPSAVFSQIMNPKGR
- the LOC142545817 gene encoding thioredoxin H9-like isoform X1, giving the protein MGHCLAKATNDGDDSDHNVDLAGGNVHLIATKEGWEQKMAEAKTDGKIVIANFSASWCGPCRIIAPFYVELSEKHQSVMFLTVDVDELTEFSTSWDIKATPTFFFLKDGQQLDKLVGANKPELQKKVTAILDLKAPCET
- the LOC142545817 gene encoding thioredoxin H9-like isoform X2, encoding MICICYVVQQATGFKFLHVCKPNYMTKRCLIEVIANFSASWCGPCRIIAPFYVELSEKHQSVMFLTVDVDELTEFSTSWDIKATPTFFFLKDGQQLDKLVGANKPELQKKVTAILDLKAPCET